Proteins co-encoded in one Treponema succinifaciens DSM 2489 genomic window:
- a CDS encoding DNA topoisomerase codes for MIILTEKPSVAKDFASALGCSYSAKDKCYKSSDGKTTIANCVGHLFNLAEPAAYNPSFKSWKNLPIIPENFIYQPSENLKDVAKNVVSLLKHHKTDEILIATDADREGEIIARECLNAAGITDSDNIRRFWVSQALTKDVILDGIKNARPISDYDFLAKQGFARQKADWLIGMNATRYVSNRVNGGGVLAVGRVQTAILSEIARRCEEISSFKREKYYEAEAALLAPDDTSCVTATFEKDGSTHFSDKSTVQKLDSLENKTAKLVFVKHDKRTVNPPQLYNLNDLQKDAFAYFGYSAEMTLSVVQRLYENYKCVSYPRTPSRVMGSHNVELCRELFDKMLRASPEYFELHSVAEINESNKRIFDDSKLEAHHALIPLSTLPENATVEDDNIYSLILERLMLAFAPACEMENMTVHLSVNENIFVTRGTKVINAGWKDYRRFTRNLGNRNEISDAQDLSEIELENLTVKSIEVKEKFTKPPKHYNEASLLAFMENPKNSDNQKLAGLGTSATRHTFIQKLIRNKFITAENKNLLVTKQGERLLEVLSKTPFKNIADVSETTRWEEELSENPDSFLEEIKSYIKDAVSEGAA; via the coding sequence ATGATTATACTTACCGAAAAACCGAGCGTGGCAAAAGACTTCGCTTCGGCACTGGGCTGTAGTTATTCCGCAAAAGACAAATGCTACAAAAGTTCTGACGGAAAAACTACGATCGCAAACTGCGTGGGGCATCTGTTTAATCTGGCAGAACCTGCCGCCTACAATCCGTCCTTCAAAAGCTGGAAGAATCTTCCTATCATTCCCGAAAATTTCATTTACCAACCAAGCGAAAATCTGAAAGATGTCGCAAAAAATGTCGTTTCGCTTTTGAAACATCACAAAACGGATGAAATCCTGATTGCGACTGACGCAGACAGAGAAGGGGAGATTATCGCACGGGAATGTTTGAATGCTGCCGGAATTACCGATTCCGACAATATCCGTAGGTTTTGGGTTTCTCAGGCTCTCACAAAAGATGTGATTCTGGACGGAATCAAAAATGCCCGGCCGATTTCCGATTATGACTTTCTTGCCAAACAAGGCTTCGCACGACAGAAAGCTGACTGGCTCATCGGAATGAACGCAACTCGTTATGTATCAAACAGGGTAAACGGCGGGGGAGTTCTTGCTGTTGGCCGGGTTCAGACCGCAATCCTTTCAGAAATCGCCAGACGCTGCGAGGAAATTTCCAGCTTCAAGCGCGAAAAATACTACGAAGCAGAAGCAGCCTTGCTTGCGCCAGATGACACATCATGCGTAACTGCAACTTTTGAGAAAGACGGTTCTACGCACTTTTCCGATAAATCCACAGTCCAGAAACTGGACTCTCTCGAAAACAAAACTGCAAAACTTGTTTTCGTAAAACACGACAAGCGCACTGTGAATCCGCCGCAGCTTTACAACCTGAATGACCTTCAGAAAGATGCATTCGCATACTTCGGCTACTCTGCAGAAATGACTCTTTCAGTCGTCCAGAGGCTTTACGAGAATTACAAATGCGTTTCTTACCCCCGCACTCCTAGCCGAGTAATGGGAAGTCACAATGTTGAACTTTGCCGTGAACTTTTCGACAAAATGCTCCGTGCTTCGCCTGAATACTTTGAGCTTCACTCAGTTGCTGAAATCAATGAAAGCAACAAACGGATTTTTGATGATTCAAAACTGGAAGCACATCACGCACTTATTCCTCTCAGCACATTACCTGAAAATGCAACAGTTGAAGATGACAACATCTACTCGCTGATTCTTGAACGCTTAATGCTTGCTTTTGCCCCAGCTTGTGAAATGGAAAACATGACCGTACATCTTTCCGTGAATGAGAATATCTTTGTCACAAGAGGAACGAAAGTCATAAACGCCGGCTGGAAAGATTACCGCAGATTCACCAGAAATCTTGGTAACAGAAATGAAATATCGGACGCACAGGATTTGAGCGAAATCGAACTTGAAAATCTTACGGTGAAATCAATCGAAGTAAAGGAAAAATTCACCAAACCGCCGAAGCATTACAATGAGGCAAGTCTCCTGGCGTTTATGGAAAACCCGAAAAACAGCGACAATCAGAAGCTCGCAGGTCTTGGAACTTCCGCCACCCGCCATACCTTCATTCAGAAGCTGATCCGCAATAAGTTCATCACCGCAGAAAACAAGAATCTTCTTGTTACTAAACAAGGAGAACGGCTGCTTGAAGTTCTTTCTAAAACGCCGTTCAAAAACATCGCCGATGTCTCGGAAACCACAAGATGGGAAGAAGAACTGTCCGAAAATCCTGATTCTTTCCTCGAAGAAATCAAGTCCTACATCAAGGACGCAGTTTCGGAGGGTGCCGCATGA
- a CDS encoding S24 family peptidase — protein sequence MEGAEFWTKVKKRLKELDKKQDWLASNSGLLVQTLRNNIHNDRLPSLKDTLSILKTLNLTWEEFEHYPNLTSKDGIRNIPVGEQYFSAGHGQHVPDNYVETKDYVAVPNSLKYLGDNIRAAYVRGDSMEPTFFDSDIIIYDTNGYDGNEGIYAIIYNSKGFVKRLQPTKNGVNIISDNKIYEPMFESSESDDFIVIGRVRYSVHKV from the coding sequence ATGGAAGGTGCAGAATTTTGGACAAAGGTTAAAAAGCGACTCAAAGAACTGGATAAAAAGCAGGACTGGCTTGCTTCTAATTCCGGGCTACTTGTGCAAACTCTCCGAAATAATATCCATAACGACAGACTTCCTTCATTAAAAGACACACTTTCTATCTTAAAAACATTAAATCTTACATGGGAAGAATTCGAGCATTATCCAAATCTAACTTCAAAAGACGGAATCCGGAATATCCCGGTTGGCGAACAATATTTCTCAGCAGGTCACGGGCAGCATGTTCCTGATAATTATGTAGAAACAAAAGATTATGTTGCAGTCCCAAATTCATTAAAATACCTTGGCGATAATATCCGAGCAGCATATGTCCGTGGCGACTCAATGGAACCAACATTTTTTGACAGCGACATAATCATCTACGACACCAATGGTTATGACGGAAATGAGGGCATCTACGCAATCATCTACAACAGCAAAGGATTTGTAAAACGGCTCCAGCCAACCAAAAACGGCGTAAACATAATCAGTGACAATAAGATTTATGAACCAATGTTTGAAAGTTCAGAAAGTGATGATTTTATCGTAATCGGACGCGTAAGATATTCGGTCCACAAAGTCTAG
- a CDS encoding HigA family addiction module antitoxin has protein sequence MADYIETPTMGEILNEEFFIPLGLSAYRVAQEINVPTSRIQDILHNRRKITVDTSLRLAKFFGVSDGYFMALQDDIDIRNAKLELAPQLEEIKTYAYA, from the coding sequence ATGGCAGATTATATCGAAACACCTACAATGGGTGAAATTTTAAATGAAGAATTCTTTATTCCACTTGGGCTTTCTGCATATAGGGTGGCACAGGAAATTAATGTTCCTACATCTCGTATACAGGATATTCTGCACAATCGTAGAAAAATTACAGTAGACACCTCTTTGCGCCTTGCTAAATTTTTTGGCGTTTCTGATGGTTATTTTATGGCTTTACAGGATGATATAGATATAAGAAATGCAAAATTAGAGCTTGCTCCTCAGTTAGAAGAAATAAAAACTTATGCTTATGCATAG
- a CDS encoding type II toxin-antitoxin system RelE/ParE family toxin, with amino-acid sequence MIKSFADKETELIYKQEFSRRLPNTIQKVALRKLMLIDNAKCLEDLRVPPNNHLEQLVGDRKGQHSIRINDQWRVCFTEKDGHFYDVEIVDYH; translated from the coding sequence ATGATTAAAAGTTTTGCGGACAAAGAAACTGAGCTTATATATAAGCAGGAGTTTTCAAGACGCCTTCCGAATACAATTCAGAAAGTTGCCTTGCGAAAGCTCATGTTGATAGATAATGCGAAGTGTCTTGAAGATTTAAGGGTGCCTCCGAATAATCATTTGGAACAACTTGTGGGAGACAGGAAAGGGCAGCATTCTATCCGTATAAATGATCAGTGGCGTGTCTGTTTTACAGAAAAAGACGGACATTTTTACGATGTAGAAATTGTGGATTACCACTAG
- a CDS encoding ATP-binding protein, which translates to MYINRHILPYLSRMKNQFRVLLITGSRQVGKSTLLKEKLLPEYEYVTLDDLTELSLAQNDPALFFKNHPLPVIVDEVQRTPDLFLQIKLLADNSKEKGQIILTGSQSYKLLSKAADSLAGRVCIINMAALSLREKFNIDFNTEFLPTTDYIEMRKKSVIPYENLWNHIWRGSMPELADESIEWEPFYRSYIRTYLDRDVADIITAKNLVKFHNFMQCIAARVGELFNADSLARDVGVTSKTIAEWTSILESSGVIRLLQPYEKNVSNRAVKTPKIYFMDTGLVCFLVGWTSAQVAMNGAMAGGLFENFVVSEIIKSYYNAGHETEKIYFYRDKDKREIDLVIEKDNTLYPIEIKKSARPGIEMAKHFPVLSKIAGTSVGQGCIICQCDKPMYLSDDVVSLPIEYI; encoded by the coding sequence ATGTATATCAATCGTCATATACTGCCATATCTGAGCAGAATGAAAAATCAATTCCGAGTACTTCTGATTACCGGTTCTCGTCAGGTTGGAAAATCAACCTTACTGAAAGAAAAACTACTCCCCGAATATGAATATGTAACCCTTGACGATTTAACGGAGCTATCTCTCGCTCAAAATGACCCCGCGCTATTTTTTAAGAACCATCCTCTTCCTGTCATTGTTGATGAAGTACAGCGTACCCCTGATTTGTTCCTCCAGATAAAGCTCCTTGCTGACAATTCAAAAGAAAAAGGACAAATTATTCTTACAGGTTCACAAAGTTACAAGTTGTTGAGCAAAGCTGCAGATTCTTTGGCTGGCCGAGTCTGCATCATCAATATGGCAGCTCTTTCTCTTCGAGAAAAATTCAACATTGACTTTAATACTGAATTTCTCCCAACAACAGACTATATAGAAATGCGAAAGAAATCAGTAATACCATACGAAAACCTGTGGAATCATATCTGGCGGGGAAGTATGCCTGAACTAGCAGATGAATCTATCGAATGGGAACCATTTTATCGGTCTTATATCCGAACTTATCTTGACCGGGATGTGGCTGACATTATTACCGCAAAAAATCTCGTTAAATTCCACAACTTCATGCAATGCATAGCCGCTCGTGTCGGGGAACTGTTTAATGCGGATAGTCTTGCCCGTGATGTTGGTGTCACAAGTAAAACTATTGCAGAATGGACAAGCATACTGGAATCTTCCGGCGTAATCAGACTTTTACAACCTTATGAAAAGAATGTTTCAAATAGGGCAGTAAAGACTCCAAAGATATATTTCATGGACACAGGCTTAGTTTGCTTCCTTGTAGGATGGACCTCTGCACAAGTCGCAATGAACGGAGCTATGGCTGGCGGGCTTTTTGAAAACTTCGTTGTCAGCGAAATAATCAAATCATACTACAATGCCGGGCATGAAACAGAAAAAATTTATTTTTACCGCGACAAGGACAAAAGAGAAATAGATTTAGTCATTGAAAAAGATAATACCCTTTACCCTATTGAAATAAAAAAATCGGCTCGTCCAGGAATTGAAATGGCAAAGCATTTTCCAGTACTCTCAAAAATTGCTGGCACTTCTGTAGGTCAAGGCTGTATTATATGTCAGTGTGATAAACCAATGTATTTAAGCGATGATGTAGTTTCCCTACCGATTGAATACATCTAA
- a CDS encoding type IV secretory system conjugative DNA transfer family protein has product MKEKEEFSRLDPDSSYIFRWLALLNWVVPICLVITGLIITTQKFAPLMNYDPRVVGNPAFIFKNGYRLYNPLVFLIGMMKFAFNDAYSYYFFQAIPATFICLSLAALTFVITSILLSCHQKNQHIHGTARYATRKDLKNYGMLQRHGVVCGELAEAKIPYKIDVEKASLTLHCKKPAPLICHSGRTNTLMIAPTRSGKGVSTVIPTCLNYGVPYKAYDKKSHKKVIKGRGSMVIFDPKGENWAATAGYRSKFSKVIPFRPLDPNDNTAHYNPIWEIPDSPSEAFGWADTIGEIFFGVVLHVRFCKSIPWKEKNLATVLHIFSSATNDDEKKVSSPNANPQNQNEENGGPGAKMLEELIKSDHGNEKIHQLIVEAAKRSKIQTPKERASTYSTVFSKISLFQDPLLAQATAYSDFSVDDFINSKNGISLYLIVPYNHIKRISPVFRMIITFMIKKFSAGETNANEVKLKIPCLFLLDEFPVLGFFPDIALNAGILAGYGVTFFIVCQALNQIVDVYSKNHPFLDHCKTIILYAPGSIKDARTFSESIGNRSVLLDNISASGTKFQAGFSSYSRSSQETSTTLINPDELMKLEFSRAIIMNQGMPPYKGKKVVYYEDPRFKNKAFLEIPNMDWIRCQMKSLPSNKIKHKDESPIAKTIKEVESVSISRLVPANYDPFGTETA; this is encoded by the coding sequence TTGAAAGAAAAGGAAGAATTTTCTAGACTTGACCCGGACAGCTCGTACATATTCAGATGGCTTGCGCTGCTCAACTGGGTTGTTCCAATCTGCCTTGTAATCACAGGGCTTATAATCACGACACAGAAATTTGCACCTCTCATGAACTACGACCCGCGCGTAGTCGGAAATCCTGCCTTCATCTTCAAAAACGGATACAGGCTCTACAATCCGCTCGTGTTCCTCATCGGAATGATGAAGTTCGCGTTCAATGACGCATATTCGTACTATTTTTTTCAGGCGATTCCTGCGACCTTCATCTGCCTTTCGCTTGCGGCACTGACTTTCGTAATCACAAGCATCCTCTTAAGTTGCCATCAGAAAAACCAGCACATTCACGGAACAGCCCGCTATGCGACACGAAAGGACTTGAAGAACTACGGAATGCTCCAGCGTCATGGTGTTGTCTGCGGGGAACTTGCAGAAGCTAAGATTCCGTACAAGATTGATGTCGAGAAGGCATCCCTCACCCTACACTGCAAAAAGCCGGCACCTCTTATCTGTCATTCAGGAAGAACAAACACGCTGATGATTGCTCCTACAAGAAGCGGAAAAGGCGTTTCAACCGTAATTCCGACCTGCCTGAACTACGGCGTTCCGTACAAGGCTTATGACAAGAAATCCCACAAGAAAGTCATAAAAGGCCGAGGTTCAATGGTTATATTTGATCCAAAAGGAGAGAACTGGGCTGCGACTGCGGGCTACCGCTCAAAGTTCAGCAAGGTAATTCCGTTTCGTCCTCTCGACCCGAACGACAATACAGCCCATTACAACCCGATTTGGGAAATCCCCGATTCACCGAGCGAGGCTTTCGGCTGGGCGGATACTATCGGAGAAATTTTCTTCGGAGTCGTGCTTCATGTCCGTTTCTGTAAATCAATTCCGTGGAAAGAAAAGAACCTTGCGACAGTCCTTCACATTTTCTCAAGCGCAACAAACGATGATGAGAAAAAAGTCTCTTCCCCAAATGCAAATCCGCAGAATCAAAACGAAGAGAACGGCGGACCAGGAGCCAAGATGCTCGAAGAACTTATCAAATCTGACCACGGAAACGAAAAGATTCACCAGCTGATTGTTGAAGCTGCAAAGCGAAGCAAGATTCAGACTCCGAAGGAGCGGGCTTCCACCTACTCTACCGTATTCAGCAAAATCTCGCTTTTTCAGGATCCGCTTCTTGCTCAGGCAACAGCCTATTCAGATTTCAGCGTAGATGATTTCATCAACTCAAAGAACGGAATCAGCCTGTACCTCATCGTGCCTTACAACCACATAAAGCGAATCAGCCCTGTCTTCAGAATGATTATCACATTCATGATCAAAAAGTTCAGTGCGGGCGAGACAAACGCAAACGAAGTAAAGCTCAAGATTCCTTGCCTCTTCCTTCTCGACGAATTCCCCGTCCTAGGATTTTTTCCTGACATCGCGTTAAATGCTGGAATTTTGGCAGGTTATGGGGTCACTTTCTTTATTGTCTGTCAGGCACTCAATCAGATTGTCGATGTATACAGCAAAAACCATCCATTCCTCGACCACTGTAAGACAATCATCCTCTACGCACCAGGCTCAATCAAAGACGCACGGACTTTCTCTGAATCAATCGGAAACCGCTCCGTCCTTCTGGATAACATCAGCGCAAGCGGCACAAAATTTCAGGCAGGATTCTCAAGCTACTCCCGCTCAAGCCAGGAGACAAGCACAACACTCATAAATCCTGACGAGCTTATGAAACTGGAGTTCAGCAGGGCAATCATAATGAATCAGGGAATGCCGCCATACAAGGGAAAGAAGGTCGTTTACTACGAAGACCCTCGCTTCAAAAACAAGGCTTTCCTCGAAATCCCAAACATGGACTGGATTCGCTGTCAGATGAAGTCTCTTCCGAGCAACAAAATCAAGCACAAAGACGAAAGCCCGATTGCAAAGACAATCAAAGAAGTCGAGAGCGTTAGCATATCGCGACTTGTCCCGGCAAATTACGACCCGTTCGGAACAGAAACAGCATAA
- a CDS encoding ATPase, T2SS/T4P/T4SS family, translating to MNLVIPFIEDKRVTDIAIGIGGELIVESMGIGKQFTGIFFDDATTTRIIYASAAVLGVTIDPNNPIVEGVLPNWKIRIEGILPPRATENPMFFIRRPPAEVFPLESYVERGRMTQEQFDLLVEHIQKRSNIIIGGETGSGKTTLLNAIIDKMREFTPNDRFYIVEDAGEIQCKARDRVPIWAAGKDTLKAVGIALRCNVSRIIFGELRYGDVTNEVLKAWNTGHTGNASTIHADSCLSMIKRIEDLLREVIPGELPDVSQSVQLLVHMKPTENGPVLDEILETKNLR from the coding sequence ATGAATCTGGTCATCCCCTTCATCGAAGACAAAAGAGTAACAGATATTGCCATTGGAATTGGCGGTGAACTCATCGTTGAGAGCATGGGCATCGGAAAGCAATTTACTGGCATTTTCTTTGATGATGCCACGACAACCAGAATCATCTATGCCTCAGCAGCCGTACTGGGAGTTACCATTGACCCGAACAACCCGATTGTTGAGGGTGTTCTTCCGAACTGGAAGATCCGAATTGAAGGAATTCTTCCGCCACGGGCAACTGAAAACCCGATGTTCTTTATCCGTCGCCCACCTGCAGAAGTCTTTCCGCTCGAAAGCTATGTAGAAAGAGGCCGGATGACACAGGAACAGTTTGACCTTCTGGTAGAACATATCCAGAAACGGAGCAACATCATCATCGGAGGGGAAACAGGATCAGGTAAAACGACTTTGCTGAACGCAATCATAGACAAAATGCGTGAGTTCACCCCTAACGACCGCTTCTACATCGTAGAAGACGCAGGAGAAATCCAGTGCAAAGCCCGCGACAGAGTTCCAATCTGGGCGGCAGGAAAAGACACGCTCAAAGCGGTAGGAATTGCACTTCGCTGTAATGTCTCAAGAATCATTTTCGGAGAACTTCGCTACGGAGATGTAACGAATGAAGTTCTAAAAGCATGGAACACAGGACATACAGGAAACGCAAGCACAATCCACGCCGACAGCTGCCTTTCAATGATTAAGCGAATAGAAGACCTGCTTCGCGAGGTGATTCCGGGGGAGCTTCCCGATGTCTCGCAAAGCGTTCAGCTTCTGGTTCACATGAAGCCCACGGAAAACGGGCCTGTGCTGGATGAAATCCTGGAAACAAAAAACTTGAGATAG
- a CDS encoding TrbC/VirB2 family protein encodes MKNNLSKTVKSALTSKHFIACALIFAACIVPTFAAGSGESIAELDTWADKILELFQSSWVKAILLVALIVEAIGMVLAGQQGGGGQMIKKFAPWIIGTIILLSASSICSGQTHVKIFCLNL; translated from the coding sequence ATGAAAAACAATCTTTCTAAAACCGTAAAATCGGCTCTTACATCAAAACATTTTATTGCCTGTGCGCTCATCTTTGCAGCGTGCATCGTACCGACTTTTGCCGCAGGTTCCGGAGAGTCAATCGCAGAACTCGACACCTGGGCAGACAAAATTCTTGAGCTTTTCCAGTCAAGCTGGGTAAAGGCAATTCTACTCGTTGCCCTTATCGTTGAGGCAATCGGTATGGTTCTTGCAGGTCAGCAGGGTGGCGGCGGTCAGATGATTAAGAAATTCGCTCCGTGGATTATCGGAACAATTATCCTTCTTTCAGCCTCAAGCATCTGCTCAGGGCAAACGCATGTAAAAATTTTTTGTTTAAATCTCTAA
- a CDS encoding ISAs1 family transposase, producing the protein MVKFPLGGIMLLRESLEEIDDFRVKRCRKFELADIFLLVLFGLLSGIKDIEHIAEWAEEAEESIKGLVKFEFGPPSADTILRVFRNVNADKIEKVFIKWAHGIYEKVKIEPDRTIVAIDGKTMCGSNKVTGAKGIHIVSAWADELSLILGQVKTDEKYK; encoded by the coding sequence ATGGTAAAATTCCCCTTGGGTGGAATTATGCTTTTAAGAGAAAGTCTGGAAGAAATAGACGATTTTAGAGTAAAAAGGTGCAGGAAGTTTGAACTGGCTGATATTTTCCTGCTGGTTTTGTTCGGGCTGCTAAGCGGCATCAAGGACATTGAGCACATAGCTGAATGGGCGGAGGAAGCGGAAGAGTCCATCAAGGGGCTGGTGAAGTTTGAGTTCGGTCCGCCAAGTGCCGACACAATTCTCCGGGTTTTCAGAAATGTGAACGCAGATAAAATCGAGAAAGTTTTTATAAAGTGGGCTCATGGAATTTACGAGAAAGTAAAAATTGAACCGGACAGAACAATTGTTGCCATCGACGGAAAGACGATGTGCGGCTCAAACAAGGTCACGGGAGCAAAGGGAATTCACATTGTAAGTGCATGGGCAGATGAACTGTCCCTCATTCTTGGGCAGGTAAAGACAGATGAAAAGTACAAATGA
- a CDS encoding ISAs1 family transposase, which produces MKSTNEITAIPELLELIDIRGMIITIDAMGCQKKICEKIKEKKADYVLSLKGNQSTTHEAVKDFFSMDEKELAKYGVIKSEKECNPDHGRIENRQYYLCTNLSWLENKDEWPGLKAVAMAREERTVNGKTSTDIRFFLTSLDNIELVKKSIRLHWGIENRLHWCLDMTFNEDYKRHRKDHSPENMTVMRRLALNILRQAEKPENKKQDSLSKRTIWFRENRQFRQTVLRLL; this is translated from the coding sequence ATGAAAAGTACAAATGAAATCACTGCAATTCCTGAGCTTCTGGAACTGATTGATATAAGGGGAATGATAATCACAATCGATGCAATGGGCTGCCAGAAAAAAATCTGCGAGAAAATTAAGGAAAAAAAAGCAGACTATGTTCTTTCTTTGAAAGGAAATCAAAGCACGACACACGAAGCCGTAAAAGACTTTTTCTCTATGGATGAAAAGGAGCTTGCAAAATACGGAGTTATAAAAAGCGAAAAGGAATGTAATCCTGACCATGGACGAATTGAAAACAGGCAGTATTACCTGTGCACGAACCTGTCGTGGCTGGAGAATAAAGATGAGTGGCCGGGACTTAAGGCTGTTGCCATGGCACGGGAAGAACGGACTGTAAATGGAAAAACTTCCACAGACATCAGGTTTTTTCTAACTTCACTTGATAACATTGAACTTGTGAAAAAATCAATTCGCCTACACTGGGGAATTGAAAACCGCCTTCACTGGTGTCTTGATATGACTTTCAATGAGGACTACAAAAGGCACCGAAAGGATCATAGTCCGGAAAACATGACAGTTATGCGCCGTCTTGCATTAAATATCTTACGCCAAGCAGAAAAACCGGAGAATAAAAAACAGGACAGTTTAAGCAAGCGCACGATCTGGTTTCGGGAAAACCGCCAGTTCCGCCAAACGGTTTTAAGGCTCCTTTAA
- a CDS encoding VirB3 family type IV secretion system protein, with protein sequence MEEISVFDYSTPVHKVLLEPNLLLGIGLTPAMLIMVLTIVLMNIVSIWCVIIGIFLYVIARMVCKNDPYALTVLFDRLLAPDVWRAD encoded by the coding sequence ATGGAAGAAATCTCCGTATTCGATTATTCAACTCCCGTCCACAAAGTATTGCTTGAGCCGAACCTGCTTCTTGGAATCGGGCTGACTCCGGCAATGCTCATCATGGTACTCACCATCGTACTTATGAACATCGTAAGCATATGGTGTGTAATTATCGGAATCTTTCTATATGTAATAGCCAGAATGGTCTGCAAGAATGACCCGTACGCACTCACCGTGCTTTTTGACAGGCTTCTGGCTCCTGATGTCTGGAGGGCAGATTGA